A genomic window from Flavobacterium hankyongi includes:
- a CDS encoding phosphoribosylglycinamide formyltransferase: MKRIVIFASGSGTNAEQIILHFKNNNQGNVVGVLSNNLHAKVLEKAKNHDVEAFSFDKNELSDGTVLKIVESLQPDLIVLAGFLLKFPSDIISKYPECIINIHPALLPKYGGKGMYGMNVHKAVLENKEKETGITIHYVNEHYDEGGIIFQKTVSIENCLTPEEVAIKVQELEHEYFPVVVEKLLFSNF; the protein is encoded by the coding sequence ATGAAAAGGATTGTAATATTTGCTTCAGGTTCAGGTACTAATGCTGAACAAATCATATTACATTTTAAAAACAATAATCAAGGAAACGTAGTTGGTGTTCTATCTAACAATCTGCATGCCAAAGTTTTAGAAAAAGCAAAAAATCATGATGTTGAGGCTTTCTCTTTTGATAAAAATGAGCTTTCAGATGGTACTGTTCTTAAAATTGTAGAAAGTTTACAACCCGATTTAATTGTGTTAGCAGGATTTCTTTTGAAATTTCCTTCGGATATAATAAGTAAGTATCCTGAATGTATAATTAATATTCATCCAGCACTTTTGCCTAAATATGGTGGTAAGGGGATGTATGGTATGAATGTACACAAAGCAGTTTTAGAAAATAAAGAGAAAGAAACAGGCATTACTATTCATTATGTAAATGAGCATTATGATGAAGGAGGAATTATTTTTCAGAAAACTGTAAGTATTGAAAATTGTTTAACTCCAGAAGAAGTTGCAATTAAAGTGCAAGAATTGGAACATGAATATTTTCCTGTTGTAGTTGAAAAACTTCTATTTTCTAACTTCTAA
- a CDS encoding PfkB family carbohydrate kinase gives MNKLLIVGTVAFDAIETPFGKTDKILGGAGTFIGLSASHFNLQSAIVSVVGEDFPQEYIDLLKSRNIDVTGLEVVKGGKTFFWSGRYHNDMNSRDTLATELNVLADFNPVVPQNYQNSDIVLLGNLHPLVQSSVLNQLTEKPKLVVLDTMNFWMDCALPELLDVIKRVDVITINDEEARQLSGEYSLVKAAAKIHTMGPKYVVIKKGEHGALIFHGKEIFFAPALPLADVFDPTGAGDTFAGGFAGFITQQGDISFETMKTAIIHGSNLASFCVEKFGTERMVSLTKEEVQNRLKQFKALTQFDIELS, from the coding sequence ATGAATAAATTATTAATTGTTGGAACAGTAGCTTTTGATGCTATTGAAACGCCGTTTGGTAAAACTGATAAAATTTTAGGTGGTGCAGGTACTTTTATCGGACTTTCTGCATCACATTTTAACTTACAATCTGCTATTGTTTCTGTAGTAGGTGAAGATTTTCCGCAAGAATATATCGATTTATTAAAATCAAGAAATATTGATGTAACAGGTCTTGAGGTTGTAAAAGGAGGAAAAACTTTCTTCTGGAGTGGTCGTTACCACAATGATATGAATTCAAGAGATACTTTGGCTACCGAATTAAATGTATTAGCTGATTTTAACCCTGTAGTTCCTCAAAACTATCAAAATTCTGATATTGTTTTATTAGGAAATTTACATCCACTAGTACAATCAAGTGTTTTAAACCAGTTGACTGAAAAACCTAAGTTAGTAGTGCTTGATACTATGAATTTCTGGATGGACTGTGCATTACCAGAATTATTAGACGTTATTAAGCGTGTTGATGTTATTACAATAAATGATGAAGAGGCTCGTCAATTATCAGGTGAATACTCATTAGTAAAAGCTGCAGCTAAAATCCATACTATGGGACCTAAATATGTGGTAATTAAAAAAGGAGAACATGGAGCTTTAATTTTCCATGGTAAAGAAATCTTCTTTGCTCCTGCTTTACCATTAGCAGATGTGTTTGATCCAACTGGTGCGGGAGATACTTTTGCTGGAGGATTTGCTGGATTCATAACGCAACAAGGAGATATTTCTTTTGAAACCATGAAAACAGCTATAATTCATGGTTCTAATTTAGCATCTTTCTGTGTAGAGAAATTTGGTACAGAAAGAATGGTGAGTTTAACTAAAGAAGAAGTACAAAATCGTTTGAAGCAATTTAAAGCTTTAACACAATTTGACATAGAATTATCATAA
- a CDS encoding amidophosphoribosyltransferase, which translates to MSDAIKHECGIALLRLKKPLEYYKQKYGTAFYGVEKMYLLLEKQHNRGQDGAGLASIKLDVDPGERYISRIRSNQAQPIQDIFGQINARINQELELHPEYKDDVALQKENIPYVGEVFLGHVRYGTFGKNSIENVHPFLRQNNWMHRNLIVAGNFNMTNVKELFEDLVQLGQHPKQMADTVTVMEKIGHFLDDEVTDLYQECKEKGLSKQEASPVIAENLNIARILKRASKNWDGGYAMAGMIGHGDAFVTRDPAGIRPAYYYQDDEVVVVASERPVIQTVFNVPFESIQEITPGHALIIKKDGRVLDEKVREASVKKACSFERIYFSRGSDAEIYQERKDLGKLIMPSVLKAVDNDTDNTVFSYIPNTAETSFYGMVEAANDFLNQRKISAILENKENLSEEKLKEILSVKLRSEKIAIKDVKLRTFITEDSSRDDMVAHVYDVTYGVIKPTDNLVIIDDSIVRGTTLKKSIIKMMDRLNPKKIVIVSSAPQIRYPDCYGIDMAKLETLVAFQATLELLKQNNKYHLVEDVYAKCKAQEHKQDSEVVNYVNELYNQFTDEQISDKIAEMLTESSVKAEVKIIFQSVENLHKACPKNLGDWYFTGDYPTDGGNRVVNRAFMNFYEGKDARAY; encoded by the coding sequence ATGAGTGACGCAATTAAACATGAGTGCGGAATTGCACTTTTGCGATTAAAAAAACCTTTAGAATACTACAAGCAAAAATATGGCACAGCTTTTTATGGCGTTGAAAAAATGTACCTTCTTCTAGAAAAACAGCATAATAGAGGGCAAGATGGAGCTGGTTTGGCTAGTATTAAACTAGATGTTGATCCAGGAGAAAGATACATTAGCCGAATTCGTTCAAATCAAGCACAGCCTATTCAGGATATTTTTGGGCAAATCAATGCTAGAATCAATCAAGAATTAGAATTACATCCTGAATATAAAGATGATGTTGCACTTCAAAAAGAAAACATTCCTTATGTTGGTGAAGTATTTTTAGGGCACGTACGTTATGGTACCTTTGGAAAAAACAGTATCGAAAACGTTCATCCGTTTTTACGTCAAAATAACTGGATGCACCGTAATTTAATTGTAGCTGGAAACTTTAACATGACTAATGTAAAAGAGTTATTTGAGGATTTGGTGCAATTAGGACAACATCCAAAACAAATGGCAGATACGGTAACTGTAATGGAAAAGATTGGTCATTTTCTTGATGATGAAGTCACAGATTTGTACCAAGAATGTAAAGAAAAAGGTTTGTCAAAACAAGAGGCCTCACCTGTTATAGCAGAAAATTTAAATATTGCTCGAATTTTAAAAAGAGCATCTAAAAATTGGGATGGAGGTTATGCAATGGCGGGTATGATTGGTCATGGTGATGCATTTGTAACACGTGACCCCGCAGGTATTCGACCAGCATATTATTACCAAGATGATGAAGTGGTGGTAGTGGCTTCAGAAAGACCAGTAATTCAAACAGTATTTAATGTTCCTTTTGAATCAATTCAAGAAATAACACCAGGACATGCATTAATTATTAAAAAAGATGGAAGAGTGCTTGATGAAAAAGTAAGAGAAGCTTCTGTGAAAAAAGCATGTTCTTTTGAGCGAATTTATTTCTCTCGTGGAAGTGATGCCGAGATTTATCAGGAACGAAAAGATTTAGGCAAACTTATCATGCCATCTGTTCTAAAAGCTGTTGATAATGATACTGACAATACAGTTTTCTCTTATATACCTAATACAGCAGAGACTTCTTTTTATGGTATGGTCGAAGCGGCAAATGATTTTTTAAATCAACGTAAGATATCAGCAATCCTAGAAAATAAAGAGAACTTGTCAGAAGAAAAATTAAAAGAAATTTTATCTGTAAAACTCCGTTCTGAAAAAATTGCGATTAAAGACGTTAAGCTTCGTACATTTATTACTGAGGATAGTTCTCGTGATGACATGGTTGCTCATGTATATGATGTTACGTATGGTGTCATAAAACCAACAGATAATTTAGTGATTATTGATGATAGTATTGTTCGAGGAACTACTTTGAAAAAAAGTATCATCAAAATGATGGATCGATTGAATCCTAAAAAGATTGTAATTGTTTCTTCTGCGCCACAAATTCGTTATCCAGATTGTTATGGTATTGATATGGCTAAATTGGAAACATTGGTGGCCTTTCAAGCGACGTTAGAGCTTCTAAAACAGAATAATAAATATCATTTGGTAGAAGATGTATATGCTAAATGTAAAGCGCAAGAACATAAGCAAGATTCTGAAGTTGTGAATTATGTAAATGAGCTTTATAATCAGTTCACAGATGAGCAAATTTCAGATAAAATAGCTGAAATGTTAACAGAATCATCTGTTAAAGCAGAAGTAAAAATTATTTTCCAATCAGTTGAAAATTTACACAAAGCTTGTCCAAAGAATTTAGGAGATTGGTATTTCACTGGAGATTATCCAACAGATGGCGGTAATCGTGTGGTTAACCGCGCTTTTATGAATTTTTATGAAGGTAAGGATGCAAGGGCGTACTAA
- the rnhA gene encoding ribonuclease HI, with the protein MSHQVHIYTDGAAKGNPGNGGYGVIMELVGTNYKKEFYEGFRLTTNNRMELLAVIVGLEKLKNPGMKVLVVSDSKYVVDAVEKKWVFGWEKIGFKAKKNPDLWIRFLKIYRKHQVDFKWIKGHNNHPQNERCDELAVMASQQSELSIDAFYEQESSSIL; encoded by the coding sequence TTGTCACATCAAGTTCATATTTATACAGATGGTGCTGCCAAAGGTAATCCCGGAAACGGTGGTTATGGTGTTATTATGGAGTTAGTGGGGACTAACTATAAAAAAGAGTTTTACGAAGGGTTTCGATTAACTACTAATAATCGAATGGAATTGTTGGCTGTTATTGTAGGTTTGGAAAAACTTAAAAACCCTGGAATGAAAGTCTTAGTGGTTTCTGATTCTAAATATGTGGTAGATGCTGTAGAAAAAAAATGGGTTTTTGGTTGGGAGAAAATAGGATTTAAAGCTAAAAAGAATCCAGACCTATGGATACGTTTTTTAAAAATTTACCGTAAGCACCAAGTTGACTTCAAATGGATAAAAGGTCATAACAATCATCCTCAAAATGAGCGTTGTGATGAATTGGCAGTAATGGCTTCTCAGCAATCTGAACTTTCTATTGATGCTTTTTATGAACAAGAAAGCAGTTCAATTTTATAG